Proteins encoded together in one Acanthopagrus latus isolate v.2019 chromosome 19, fAcaLat1.1, whole genome shotgun sequence window:
- the LOC119008634 gene encoding somatomedin-B and thrombospondin type-1 domain-containing protein isoform X1, which yields MGSSVEFACLLLVVSTLGRMVSGGCSGKCCRSRDLSCLTTDWRMDRVYGTCYCDKGCVRTKDCCFDYFTECPAQDCVVGDWSFWSGCAKPCQPSTRVRVRHIEQQPSHSGEPCPSVEQRSGCREYRDHQGAHCGQESGPAFITSKEFAKGRPKHDNYGNPLDPGFCVEFTLASRTPHCTVENRPHTHWMRYITEGFKVCVACEPPAMRNNSSSCQGDGQESDKEAVLHWQAVGNHQCSGTWKKIQKTQQCNCPPQHSFVFI from the exons ATGGGATCCTCTGTAGAGTTTGCGTGTTTGCTGCTGGTGGTCTCCACTCTTGGAAGGATGGTGTCAGGAGGCTGTTCGGGGAAGTGCTGCCGCAGCAGAGACCTGAGCTGCTTGACCACCGACTGGAGGATGGACCGGGTGTACGGGACATGCTACTGCGACAAGGGCTGCGTCAGGACCAAGGACTGCTGCTTTGACTACTTCACAGAGTGCCCAG CTCAGGACTGCGTCGTGGGCGACTGGAGCTTTTGGAGCGGCTGTGCCAAACCCTGCCAGCCCTCGACGCGAGTGCGCGTCCGCCACATTGAGCAGCAGCCCAGTCACAGTGGAGAGCCGTGTCCCAGCGTGGAGCAACGGAGCGGCTGCAGGGAGTACAGAGACCACCAGGGCGCCCACTGTGGACAAGAATCAG GTCCTGCTTTCATCACCAGCAAGGAGTTTGCCAAGGGAAGGCCCAAGCACGACAACTACGGAAACCCCCTAGACCCTGG GTTCTGTGTGGAATTCACACTGGCGTCCCGGACACCCCACTGTACAGTGGAGAaccggccacacacacactggatgcGCTACATTACAGAAGGcttcaaagtgtgtgtggcGTGTGAACCTCCCGCCATGCGAAACAATAGCAGCAGCTGCCAAGGAGACGGTCAGGAATCAGACAA agaagcTGTGCTCCACTGGCAGGCGGTGGGGAACCATCAGTGCAGCGGGACGTGGAAGAAGATCCAGAAAACCCAGCAGTGCAACTGTCCACCACAACACAGCTTCGTCT
- the LOC119008634 gene encoding somatomedin-B and thrombospondin type-1 domain-containing protein isoform X2, translated as MCYRPVVSKSACLGSYIKARSSSAGSERKRKFTGPAQDCVVGDWSFWSGCAKPCQPSTRVRVRHIEQQPSHSGEPCPSVEQRSGCREYRDHQGAHCGQESGPAFITSKEFAKGRPKHDNYGNPLDPGFCVEFTLASRTPHCTVENRPHTHWMRYITEGFKVCVACEPPAMRNNSSSCQGDGQESDKEAVLHWQAVGNHQCSGTWKKIQKTQQCNCPPQHSFVFI; from the exons ATGTGTTATAGGCCGGTAGTCTCTAAATCTGCATGCTTAGGCTCATACATCAAAGCTCGATCATCGAGCGCGGGGAGCGAGcgaaaaagaaaattcacagGACCTG CTCAGGACTGCGTCGTGGGCGACTGGAGCTTTTGGAGCGGCTGTGCCAAACCCTGCCAGCCCTCGACGCGAGTGCGCGTCCGCCACATTGAGCAGCAGCCCAGTCACAGTGGAGAGCCGTGTCCCAGCGTGGAGCAACGGAGCGGCTGCAGGGAGTACAGAGACCACCAGGGCGCCCACTGTGGACAAGAATCAG GTCCTGCTTTCATCACCAGCAAGGAGTTTGCCAAGGGAAGGCCCAAGCACGACAACTACGGAAACCCCCTAGACCCTGG GTTCTGTGTGGAATTCACACTGGCGTCCCGGACACCCCACTGTACAGTGGAGAaccggccacacacacactggatgcGCTACATTACAGAAGGcttcaaagtgtgtgtggcGTGTGAACCTCCCGCCATGCGAAACAATAGCAGCAGCTGCCAAGGAGACGGTCAGGAATCAGACAA agaagcTGTGCTCCACTGGCAGGCGGTGGGGAACCATCAGTGCAGCGGGACGTGGAAGAAGATCCAGAAAACCCAGCAGTGCAACTGTCCACCACAACACAGCTTCGTCT